The following coding sequences lie in one Capnocytophaga stomatis genomic window:
- a CDS encoding carboxypeptidase-like regulatory domain-containing protein, with protein MKYIYTLLFFLLVKSVFSQEMLTGYVTDTLNNPLERANVIAMPIKEAVSPTFAIADSKGFYKLSLQPKVSYEIRVSYMGFVAQTIQYSSEDNITTYNFKLVPSQEVLEEVIINFEVPIQQKKDTTTFRVNAFASGKELKLKEQLEKLPGVEVDNSGRVFFNNKKVSTLLVEDKSFFGGGTKLGVENIPADAVDKVQFIDNYTNIAILKDELKTGDLALNVKLKEEKKRFFFGDVNAGYGNQDFYLAHAALFYYSPEFSSSYIGNANNFGEKAFSSDDVSVFRKGISSFVNRRPNSFDLQALSNENTNVSKNESLLNALNINVSLSKKTQVAGYVIVSDVVTEKNIFNKYHYLQNDIFEMRQNHNRLKNQLANFNFQFDVTPDKDTKLIYNIYSNISENKSNRNIISVYDDQEKRLNFLDRTPQTEFRHYLEHHKVHSEKLKSTLVFNHSYTEKTSDDQWFSNRLIPNPFLDLQDAPSYNFFKSESLLQHTFDAMYKQYWKLPKGKGLYVSVGNNLSNDILKTYDFQVIDEQRKDHSSNDLNYLLNDLYINTEYRFSLFGLQSKLSLGGHFYYLKIRQNNHLVQRNYFELEPAFDGEYESRWGKSEIDYRLTNIFPMVNQLTENPTLLNFNTITKGNSLLENAKHHIFSFMQTKPFSNYYIGFLANLTHKNNAFSNQLTLNGINQLYSPVQLATPENSMGVSTWWTGTRILKNLVSISFRANMFNYSRLVNAEVNSVSHRVQSISFSSRSSFSRIHIFRLGYSHGFNQLISKVKNHYQTQTFSLSTENQIFKDFRFKGSYQWRNLIRSGNKETSNNLNFSLDYRKEHSPWRIELQAQNVLDNKSIYSSSLSNFLVSEQEINVLPRVILLSVGYKF; from the coding sequence ATGAAATATATCTATACATTATTATTTTTTTTACTCGTAAAAAGCGTTTTTTCACAAGAAATGCTTACGGGATATGTTACTGACACACTTAACAATCCGTTAGAAAGAGCTAACGTCATTGCAATGCCTATTAAAGAAGCCGTGTCGCCTACTTTCGCCATTGCTGATAGTAAAGGTTTTTATAAATTATCGTTACAACCTAAAGTATCTTACGAAATCAGAGTTTCGTATATGGGTTTTGTAGCACAAACGATACAGTATTCTTCCGAAGATAACATAACTACTTATAATTTCAAGCTCGTTCCCTCACAGGAAGTTCTTGAAGAGGTGATTATTAACTTTGAAGTTCCCATACAGCAAAAAAAAGACACTACAACCTTTCGGGTTAATGCTTTTGCTTCTGGCAAAGAGCTGAAACTTAAAGAACAACTTGAAAAACTGCCCGGTGTTGAGGTTGATAATAGCGGAAGGGTGTTTTTCAATAATAAAAAAGTTTCTACATTACTCGTTGAAGATAAATCTTTCTTCGGTGGTGGAACCAAATTAGGTGTTGAAAATATCCCCGCTGATGCTGTAGATAAAGTTCAATTTATTGATAATTACACCAATATCGCTATTTTGAAGGACGAACTTAAAACAGGCGATTTGGCTTTGAACGTAAAGTTAAAAGAGGAGAAGAAGCGTTTTTTCTTTGGAGATGTTAATGCAGGTTACGGGAATCAAGATTTTTATTTGGCACACGCAGCACTTTTTTATTACTCTCCTGAATTTAGCAGCTCGTATATTGGCAATGCGAATAACTTTGGCGAGAAAGCATTTTCTTCTGATGATGTTTCTGTTTTTCGAAAAGGTATCAGTTCTTTTGTAAATCGCCGTCCGAATTCATTTGATTTACAGGCACTTTCTAATGAAAATACAAACGTGAGCAAAAACGAATCGTTGCTCAATGCACTGAATATCAACGTCAGTCTTAGTAAAAAAACACAAGTAGCCGGCTATGTCATTGTTTCGGATGTTGTTACCGAGAAAAATATTTTCAATAAGTATCATTATCTTCAAAATGATATTTTTGAGATGCGTCAAAACCACAATAGGCTGAAAAACCAATTAGCCAATTTTAATTTTCAGTTTGATGTTACCCCTGACAAAGACACCAAATTGATTTATAATATATACAGTAATATCTCTGAAAATAAAAGTAATAGAAATATTATTTCTGTTTACGATGATCAAGAAAAACGACTTAATTTCCTTGACAGAACACCACAAACTGAATTCAGGCACTATCTTGAGCATCACAAAGTACATTCTGAGAAACTCAAAAGTACGCTGGTATTTAATCACAGTTATACGGAAAAAACCTCTGACGACCAATGGTTTAGTAACAGGTTGATTCCCAATCCTTTTTTGGATTTGCAAGACGCTCCAAGTTATAATTTTTTTAAATCTGAAAGCTTGTTACAACACACTTTTGATGCAATGTACAAGCAATATTGGAAGTTGCCCAAAGGAAAAGGTTTGTATGTCTCTGTAGGCAATAATTTAAGCAATGATATATTAAAAACGTATGACTTTCAGGTAATTGATGAGCAAAGAAAAGACCATTCTTCAAATGATTTGAATTATTTGCTGAACGATTTGTATATCAACACGGAATATCGTTTTAGTTTATTTGGATTACAGAGTAAACTTTCCCTCGGAGGTCATTTTTACTACCTGAAAATCAGACAGAATAATCATTTGGTACAGAGAAATTATTTTGAGTTAGAACCTGCATTTGATGGTGAGTATGAATCCCGATGGGGAAAATCCGAAATTGATTATCGCTTAACGAACATATTTCCTATGGTAAATCAGCTGACCGAAAACCCCACTTTGCTGAATTTTAATACCATTACTAAGGGAAATTCATTGTTAGAAAATGCAAAACATCACATATTTTCTTTTATGCAAACTAAGCCGTTCAGTAATTATTATATAGGTTTTTTGGCGAACCTTACGCATAAAAATAATGCATTTAGCAATCAACTAACCTTAAACGGAATCAATCAATTGTATAGCCCTGTGCAACTCGCCACTCCCGAAAATAGTATGGGAGTTAGCACTTGGTGGACGGGGACTCGTATTCTTAAAAACCTCGTATCGATAAGTTTTCGTGCCAATATGTTTAATTATTCACGATTGGTAAATGCAGAGGTAAATTCTGTTTCGCATCGTGTGCAAAGTATTTCATTTTCATCTCGGTCATCATTCAGCAGAATACACATATTCAGGCTTGGGTATTCTCACGGGTTTAATCAACTAATAAGTAAGGTTAAAAACCATTATCAAACACAAACTTTTTCATTATCTACTGAAAATCAAATTTTTAAAGATTTTCGTTTTAAGGGTTCCTATCAATGGAGAAATTTAATCCGTAGTGGTAATAAAGAAACATCCAATAATCTAAATTTCTCTTTGGATTACCGCAAAGAACATTCTCCTTGGAGAATAGAGCTACAAGCTCAAAACGTCCTTGATAACAAAAGTATTTATAGCAGTTCGTTATCTAATTTTTTAGTTAGCGAACAAGAAATCAACGTTTTGCCTCGTGTTATTTTGCTTTCTGTGGGCTATAAATTTTAA